ACAAAAAAGGAGAATGGTGCAAATTGTCTCTTccaaagactcaatcaagttctTGTTTTAGATTAGAGGGAGATATCAGTGGCCAGACAGGCTTGTCCTGGAACTCAAATCAAACCTTCAAACACAATTTGCACCATTCTCCTTTTGAAACGGCAAGTTTGACTTCACGAGCTGCTAAAAGGAGATGAATAGAAAACCAGTATAGGCGATGGAGAGATGGACAACTGTGGTTTCACCAAACCCAACTCCAAGAAGAAAAAAATCCACTCCTCCTCCAGTACTGCAGAGGGCACTGTGACTCCCACTTGGCTCCTGTGTGTACACGTTCCAAGAGAACCTCCTGCCGTTGGCTGACTGCTCGTTGATGTTCCTGGTTCCTCCTCCAGGTTACATTCAGTCCTCCAGTAGGGAGGAGCTTAATAGACCGAGGTGGTGAAGGGCAAGAGGCGACAGTCATTTCACAATTGTTCATTTTATTATCCAAGGCTTGCTGCAAAATCTTTTAAATAATTAAGGCAAATGTCATGAAATGCTCCAAACACTGAAAATATTACACACAGTTTACACAATTGAAAACATTATTGGAGGACCAAAATTAAATCCAAGCCACTGCTCGGTTCTACACAATTCACCAAATTCAAATCAAGCAGAACATCTGGCTTCTTGCAAAAAAAACAATCCACAATTGCACAAAAGATTTAGACTTTCAAATCTCACTCCATATAAAAGCCTGCATTTAACCGGAATTTGCTTCATGATTTTTAAAGTCGGAAATCACACACAGATTTTCCATTCGCGAAGGTTCCTCGAAGTCAATTTTTCCCTGATTGTTTTGGGGTTGgcttagacacagagtaaagatcTCTCTACACTTGCCCTCACTTACGCACCAACCCCCAGCCCCCAAACCAAGTGCTCCCAGgagagggacagcatggggttcaatacaaagtaaagctctctctatactgcccccccatcaaacactcccaggacagggacagcacggggttagatacagagtaaagctcactctacactgtccccccccatcaaacactcccaggacagggacagcacggggttagatacagagtaaagtgtgggggggaggggggagtttgGGGGCAGAAAGCTGAGGGGGGGGGCACTTCAGAGACTGGGCTCAGCGATGGGCCCCCGGAGGGTGGAGTAGAGCCCGATGTGCGTGACCAGGTTGGGCTCCAGGGCGTACGCAGTCTCGCCGTGCACCCGCAGCAGGGCGTAGAGCGCCGTGTCCTTGGCGTAGCCCGGCCGGCACCTCACGTCGCCCAGGTACGCCAACACCCGGCGGGCGGCCGGAGCGGAGAACAGCATGGCGGGCGTGCAGCACTCGGTGGCGGGCACCAGGGAGTAGAGCTGAGGGCTGAGGCGCCGTGACTCCAGCAGGTAGTGCCGCCCAGCCAGCTCGACGACCAGCATGGTGTAGACGGCCAGCACGGCCCAGCTCAGCGTCACCGAGGCCCGTCCGCAGAGCTTCCGGTAGATGATGCCGAGCGAGGTGCCACCCAGGGCGCCCAGGCCCAGCCACTCCAGGATGCGCATGGGCTCAGGGTTGAGGTAGCCCTGCAGCCTCTCGGGGTGGTAGAGCTTGACGTAGAGGGCACCCCGGGTGGTGGGCGAGGTGAGCCGCCTCTCCAGGAGGTCTCGCAGGACCGGGAAGAAGTCCTCCTTCGGCACGGCGTCGTCCTCCAGCAGTACCACGTGCTGGGGGTCGTAGTTCGACAGCGCCTCCTGCAGGCAGTACAGGTAGTCCTCCTTCTCCTTCTCGAAGCGGTTGTCGGCGCCCCTCGCTGGCCCGCGCCCTTGCCCAAACCGATGGACCGTGGGGATGAGGTGAGCGGCTTCCAGCGCCTCCCGGTGGCCCTCAGGGTCCGGGTCCACGTTGCAGGCGAGGAGGCGGTACCCCCGGCAGTCCTGGCAAGCCCCCAACAGCCGGTGCAAGGCCGCCACCACCTGGAGGTAGTAGCGGTAGCTGGCGCCCTGGTGCCGGGTCGTGGTGACCACCGCCACCACCAGGGGGGTCCCGTGGGCCTCCCCGGGGTCCCCCGGCCGTGTTGCCGCCCGGACGTAGCGCTCCGCCTCCTCGCCCTGCGCCTCGCTGCGCTCCAGCGCCTCCTGCGTCAGGCGCCGAAGGTGCGCCGCCTGCCTGAAGTAGCGAGACTGCCGGAGGCTCTGGCACAGGAGGGGCAGCACGACCCCAAATGTGAGGGCATAGAGCAGCAGGGCGTGCACCCAGGGCCGCCTCAGGCGGGGCAAGAGGCGCCAGGGGGAGCCTGCCCCTCCCCCGCTCTGCTTGGCGCACTTCATCACCTAGACCCAGTGCCCCGACATCGCCCCCTTGCGGCACAGAAGCAGAACTGCAGCCACTCAAACAGGAACTGAGGGGGGGTCAGGAACACAACGCAGCGCGGTCGGGAGTCACTCCTCCTCTCCCGGGGTCCGGAATCCGCCTCTAACCCCGTCACGATGGATGGTCAAATCGGTGAAGTGGGGACCGGGGAAGATAAGGGGACTCCAGCCAAAAATGGGGTCCCCTGCTCCTTTCGCAAAGCGGGTAGCGACTGCCCGAGAAAGGGGGTTCCTTCAGTGGGTTTGAGAGTGGGCTTTGGTGGGCGTATGTTCAGCGAGAAGGCCGAATAGGGATCGCCAACTGTCAGGCCGTCGTTGAGATGCAAGCCACAGAATAACCCAAGCCTGTGGACGAAGGAGTTCGCGAGGTTGGATGGAGGGAAGCTGGAATTTACAATCCAAGGTCTGGGCTCTCTCAATGGGAATTCCCCTTCGACTGTGCCACCCTCCTCTTGCCTGGAGCTCCTTGTTCCACCTCTTTCCAGTCGAGGGGATAGGGAtcggtgaggtagagagagagagagagagagagagagagacgggccgtCCTCAAAAGGCTGAACTAGAGAGGAAGAGGCACGGGGCTGGGAAACAGTGTCAGCTCCACATCCCGGTTCCAAGTGTCCTTCCTGGAATCTCTCCACTCCCTTCTCCGGATAGCCTGCGGAAGGGAGAGAGGATTCTTGACGAAAAGCCAGATTTCCCTTGGCTCCGACCACACTACGTGCTGGCCTTGTCCCACCGCTGTGTTCTGCAGGATGTCCAGATGGTTACTCAGTCCCATACCAACATCACTTCACCAACTGGACGGGGAGGAGAAACGGTCAGTTCAAGATTCATacggggacaaggtcagaagaGGTGCCattctcacaatcactcccatcatcCAAATCACTTGAATCTTTCACTcgctccccacaccctttaatatcccacccagtctaatccccctctctccccgcaccctttaatatcccacccagtctaatcccactctcccccacaccctttaatatcccacccaatttaatcccacactcccactcactccccgctccctttaatatcccattcagactaatcccactctccccccacacactttaatatcccacccagtctaatcccactgtccccctcactccccaaaccctttaatatcccacccagtctaatcccactgtccccctcactccccacaccctttaatatctcacccagtctaatcccacactccccctcactccccacaccctttaatatcccacccagtctaatcccacactccccctcactacctacaccctttaatatcccacccagtctaatcccacactccccctcactccccacaccctttaatatcccccccagtctaatcccacactcccccctcactccccacaccccttaatatcccacccagactaatcccactctcctccctcactccccacaccctttaatatcccccccagtctaatcccacactcccccctcactccccacaccccttaatatcccacccagactaatcccactctcctccctcactccccacaccccttaatatcccacccagactaatcccactctccccccacacactttaatatcccacccagtctaatcccactctcccccctcactccccactccctttaatatcccacccagtctaattccactctccccctcactccccacaccctttaatatcccacccagtctaatcccactctcccccctcactccccacaccctttaatatcccacccgtttaatcccactctctccctcactccccacaccctttaatatcccacccagtctaatcccactgtccccctcactccccacaccctttaatatcccacccagtttaatcccactctctccctcactccccacaccctttaatatcccacccagtctaatcccactctcccccctcactccccactctttaatatcccacccagtctaatcccactctcctccctcactccccactctttaatatctcacccagtctaatcccacactccccctcactccccacaccctttaatatcccacccagtttaatcccactctctccctcactccccacaccctttaatatcccacccagtctaatcccacactccccctcactccccacaccctttaatatcccacccagtctaatcccacactccccctcactccccacacccattaatatcccacccagtctaatcccactctctccctcaatccccacaccctttaatatcccacccagtctaatcccactctcccccctcactgcccacacccattaatatcccacccagtctaatcccactctccctctcattccccactccctttaatatcccacccagtctaatcccactctccccctcactccccacaccctttaatatcccacccagtctaatcccactctcccccctcacctgtaaatatcccacccagtctaatcccactctcctccctcactccccacaccctttaatatcccacccagtctaatcccactctcccccctcacctgtaaatatcccacccagtctaatcccacactccccctcactccccacaccctttaatatcccacccggtctaatcccactctcccccctcactccccacaccctttaatatcccaccctgtctaatcccactctctccctcactccccacaccctttaatatcccacccagtctaatcccactctcctccctcactccccacaccctttaatatcccacccagtttaatcccactctcccccctcactccccacaccctttaatatcccacccagtctaatcccactctctccctcactccccacaccctttaatatctcacccagtctaatcccactctcctccctcactccccacaccctttaatatcccacccagtctaatcccactctccccctcactccccacaccctttaatatcccacccagtctaatcccactctcccccctcactccccacaccctttaatatcccacccagtctaatcccactctccccctcactccccgcaccctttaatatcccacccagtctaatcccacactccccctcactccccacaccctttaatatcccacccagtctaatcccactctcctccctcactccccacaccctttaatatcccacccagtctaatcccactctcccctcactctccacaccctttaatatcccacccagtctaatcccactctccccctcactccccgcaccctttaatatcccacccagtctaatcccactctccgcacataccccacaccctttaatatcccacccagtctaatcccactctccccctca
The DNA window shown above is from Chiloscyllium punctatum isolate Juve2018m chromosome 34, sChiPun1.3, whole genome shotgun sequence and carries:
- the pgap4 gene encoding post-GPI attachment to proteins factor 4, producing the protein MKCAKQSGGGAGSPWRLLPRLRRPWVHALLLYALTFGVVLPLLCQSLRQSRYFRQAAHLRRLTQEALERSEAQGEEAERYVRAATRPGDPGEAHGTPLVVAVVTTTRHQGASYRYYLQVVAALHRLLGACQDCRGYRLLACNVDPDPEGHREALEAAHLIPTVHRFGQGRGPARGADNRFEKEKEDYLYCLQEALSNYDPQHVVLLEDDAVPKEDFFPVLRDLLERRLTSPTTRGALYVKLYHPERLQGYLNPEPMRILEWLGLGALGGTSLGIIYRKLCGRASVTLSWAVLAVYTMLVVELAGRHYLLESRRLSPQLYSLVPATECCTPAMLFSAPAARRVLAYLGDVRCRPGYAKDTALYALLRVHGETAYALEPNLVTHIGLYSTLRGPIAEPSL